The Maniola hyperantus chromosome 21, iAphHyp1.2, whole genome shotgun sequence sequence ACTTCTAAGTCTCAGTAGTTCAGCAATAGCCATGCAGTAGTTATATTACTGAATCTGCATGTTCGTTTGTACTTCTCAGTGTTAAAACCGTGTACCTACCACCTAAGGTGTTGAAAAAACTTCGTACTCAACTGATTGATGTACCTAATCGAAAGCCTTAGTAAGGTCTAAGATAttggtataaataaatacagatacaaataattaaaaaaactttattttgaaATAGTGGTTATTATCTATTAACATTAATTGTTAAAGTTAGGCCAATGGCAGCGACATTGTGTTAGATaggtattaaacgtttttacaAAGATGATATGCTAATTCTAAACGACAGTTAAATAGTCAATACAAATAACACCGCCTATACGAATacacaacaaagtggtcctttAATTTGTTAACAGATAATCTACCAAGATTCAAACATTTACAGTAACTCTAAACGAGtagaaaataaactaaaaaatgtataaacagaCAAAATAAATGCATTCTATAAACcttctatttttaaattacgaTAATGAAATTCAACAAACGCGattagattataatataaatagtgtCGAATATTATTAAGTcacgtaatttattattatcattttagcCCGAGTGCCGCATGATTACTATTTCTATACTGTGaaatatagataatataatcactGTCTTTTTCCGAATGCACATTACGCCTCTACACACATTCGTACTCTGGATTCTTATAGAATTTTCAATTTCATCTCATCACCAATCAAGGCACTATTCATTTTGGTATATTGCTGATACGTATCCTCACTCCTAGTTCTCAATATCAGTAGCGTTACATGCGCTTACAAGTGTGATAGATTACAAATTGCATGTCCTTAAACGATAAATTGATGCGAGGGCTTGAATTTCTAATCAACTGGAAACTACTTTCACGCGTACATTCTTTATACATCTGAATTCCAACTACCTATTTTTCTTATTACGAAGTATTTGagcgtaaaattattattgccaGCTTTGttgataaaaaattcaaatctcCCCACCAAATGATTTTAAATCTATCGAAATGTTACTGTTACAAAAATATCTATAATctattctaaaattattccaatAAAATGTTACTGGGACAGGCTAAGGACTTTATGAACAACAAATACCCTTTCAATTTTAGTGGacattctatttttttaattctgtgcaagttattacttattattattttaacgatTCAAATTCTactgttatatttattttattttaagagatGCAATAAAATGTCATGTCGTCAATATGAAATAAATGCGTTCTTATGCACCGCAAATCAATCTATTTATAGTTCCGATAAAAATGCGATTCTAATTAGAATAAGAGCTAAGTGAATAATACAGTGAAAAATTCCTTATTGTTAAATTTATAGTCCAATTCCAAGAGCAAGTCAATGGCATATCCGTTTATACTGTATTAGTAAAAGATTATTTGTTAATGCTTGATATTAAAATTACCAAAAATGGACCTTAAGTATATTCTAATTAGAATCGTTCGTTTGAAAGTATCAACGGCCAGTTGTCGTGCGGCGGTTGATATTATTTGGCCGCTGTGATTGGATCAGGTGCAGGGCAATCTACCAAAGTCCTGAAGAGTACCCGCCAGGGGGTACGCGGTTATGCAGAATGCTGCAGCTGTTGCCATTTAACGATGTGACTGTGTTGATCTGGCCGTTCAAAGATTTGTAGCCGTCGCCTGTGATCGGGTTGCCCTCTGTAAATTTGCAAAATAAGTTAATAAAGATAccataaaaaaagtatttatgaTTAACTTTTGGGATTCGCTTTTACTGGGCTTGAACAAACTATATTGTATGAATATGACTGACTAAAACTAAGCCCGATCAGATTCTGCGAACTAAGACAATACTTTAGATATTAGAAATCATGAATAAATCAATATGATAGTACCAAAATAGACTACTGAAAATCTCTGTGCAAATatcaaatttcaaaaataataaatattatatacgtTACAGTAAATTAATCTGATTAGGTAAAATGtacacagattttttttataaaagtaacTTCATGCAAATCTACCGAAAATGTTCTTATACATCCAATTTAATATCTTAGTTGATAACTATTGCTACACCTAAGATCTACGTTTAAATCTTCCACATTGAAAAAAAACATTACGATTCATTCACTCGTTttagaaaagtatttttgtgACGTTTTTTCGTCAAAAACAGCGCCGCggtcaaaaatattatttcttaaatGTGGATCATGTAACTGCATAAATGCTCTAGCTTTTGTTGAAGCGATCTATCAGTATCAAAATACCTTTAATTAAAACTAGAATTACACAGTTATAATCACATAGACATAGTAATACACACTAACTACGAAACAGCTGtataattttagcgtttaaactactaGCTGTATAATATTTAAACTACCGAAAATCATAGAAGATGCGTGCGATAGTAAGAAAGTTAAGATTAAAACAAACAATacagttttaatttagaaaGCTAATTCCTATGACAATGACAACACGACAAAAGTAATAGAAGACAATAAAATTGAACTAAAGAGTACCTAATACTACCTAAATTACGTtataactataaaaatataagtcGCATAACgaactatattaatattaaagttcAAAAAGCAAATAATAACGAAGTTGAGTGCTTAATTGAGGACTTGATGGAAAGTCTTGTAATTCTTTTGTTAGGGTTGAAGCATTTTGTACATACAGTGACGGTGCAAAACGGTTTGACAAAATATTTGTCTGCTTAAATACTTTGTCAGACAAATCAGTGTCTTCAGTCTAAATTAAGCACCCACCCAATTCTCTTCGGCGAACATAGTCTACATAATACGTCTTTTGATTGAAGTCTTCTGCATGCCGGTTGAGATTAAAAAGGTATCCAGGAACGTATTTATGGAATATCGGAGGAAAACCGGTGAGCGTACTGGGTCCAGGACCCGAAGATGTCGGAAGCAATGTAACGTCCGGGATTGGGCCATCACGTTCGTATTTAAAAAGAGTAGGGGGAGGATCGTACTTGGCAAAAGTAAAAGGATCTATAGGTCCATCTAAAGTAGGAATGGGATTGTATTTATAGTCCGGTTGGGGACTATCGCCCAAAGCGGAGGTCATGCCAACAAAAGCGTGTGGTGGCAAAGGGTGATGAGGAATGTAATGTTCCTGCGGCTCTAGGTAGTGTTGAGCTGGGAAAGGTGGCCAATGTTTGTCGAGAACTAGCTGAGGCGAAAGAGAATTCGGATCGATTACAGGATGGACCTTTTCGGGATCGTCAGTTTTGAGACCTAGTAAGGTGTACGGACTGTGTGGAATGTTTATACGTGGCTTCGTGGTGGATTCCACGTAATACTGAGCTGGTTTTGGTGGCCATTCTCGAGTGAAGTATCGGTGGGTGGGTTGTGGTTCGAGGATGTCGTCGAATGGGTAGGTGTTCGGATAGATTGGTGAGGCACCTCGCAGGCTGGCGGCCGGATGTCGGCGGCGCGGAGTCGGCAAGGGCACTCCGTCCCCGGTCACCGGGTTCCTCTTCGGTGGCGTGTACGATACTGACCATTTAGAACAATTCTGTTTTCATTTGTACCATGGACAGAGACCAACATAAGAGTATTAGCAATAAAAACAAGAAACCCTTATGCAATTGAGCATAGTTTTGGTGAGCCTAAAATTTTAATAGAGATACGGTCATAGGATTTTTAATGCTAATACTTTTAAGTTGACCATTAATTCATAAAATCTATCATCTATGGATATATCGCTTTAACTTGAACAGAATGCGACGCCACCACATCTTCCATTCTTTTCTGAAAATTCGTAACTtcgtaaaaagtaaaatattctttattttacaCCAAAAATTCGTACTGTTCGTAGTTGAATGTCATATtgttaagtattaaaataagaATTGGTTGCGTCACTAAACCAATTTATTATATTCGCTATTTATTAAGTTGTTATCTCTGACAAGTAAATTTGCGTAAATTATATTAGTtacataagtaattattatttgattaatcAGCTCTTCCAtggttattattttaatatcatttgGGTCTCATAAATAAAACTTGTTTCACTGAAAATTAACTATtatattggggctgattctcttgcacacaatctctaaaactaaactaaattaacaggtctaaatctagtgctgtccttttccgcaagcaacattatgacagggatagcaatagatttaggagtatcattttagtttagtttaaagattgtgtacaagagaatcagccccagcATCTATTTGGTTTTTCTCATTAATCTCTGTCTAAGTTTCTACTGAAGATACTTTTCTTCTTTACTTATAAGACCGACGATGATTAGATATGCTAAAACTGTGAACAATTTAGTTATgatttattatgataatattaatatatatgaACAGTTATATCGAGCTTAATAATGATTtgcgaaataattttataattcaatgCTAGCGTGCATAAGTGCCTAATTAATTGCATAAGATGATATAACGTCCCTTTGACGATGTCACAAGACTAAAATCGTCAAAGTATACGTTCGCGCATGCTCGGTGTTCAGTTCAACTTGTTCGAAAGTGGAATAGAATTCAGGGATTTCCTTAGGCTCTTTGAAATTCCTCGTGGAATtatatgaatttttaatttacaacatTTCTTGTCAGAACTCAGAACTTTCTATTATAATACATTCTAGTGGTTCTTGCAAAACAACAACTACCGTGCTTTTTCCAGTGCTTTACAAGGTATGTGTGAATGTTTGCAATTCTAACATTTAGCACAGCAGTAAAGTTGTGTAAATGAAGTGCATCGAAAATTAAATAGAAGCTTTATAAGCAGAATAATCTACGAATAATGCACTAAAGTGAATTTATGTTGCAAAACTTTATAGCTAGAACATCAGACTTTCGACAATCTTGGTTGTATGACGTATTGAAACGGTATAATAACAAACGAAAACATAAAATTGGCTTGCAATAAATGATTTCCCATATTGAGTGACTTAGAACATAGGACCTGCCTGTTTAAGAAAGTGCACTAAATTGAAGAACAACACTGACAGACTGTGGCGTAACATAAAAGTGTAGGACACCTTGTTTAAACAGAGATAACTCTTTGGCTTCTGCAATAATTGCCTATTGCTAAAGAGTGGTACCTAAAAATTCTGACGCACGGGACTACATTTTTGCACAGTCTATATTAAATTAGTGTTAACAGCGTTCTATTATATTAAATGTTTGCTTGTCAAGCAGCCATAACGTCTAAAAAAGATGCTAAGCTTCTCCACGGCAGCAATGAAATGCTACTTCCACTCGGACGCCCACGAGCATCTCAAAGAAAGCTTATGCTGCTAAAAATCAGACGCTCTGTGTTGACAAGAAGCGATCGCTCAAGCGACAATAGATAATTATGAACATCCATgagttacaataattattgaattGAAGTCGCGTGCGgtagtatattattatgcacCGCCTACTACGGTAGAGTTCTCGTTACGCCATAATGCAGCGTACGGAATGCTTGTATATTTTCTCCTTCGttgtctttgaatgattaaaaaaaacatacattgAACAAAGGATTGTGTTGTCCTGTCACCCTACAGTTACGCCACTGAAATTCGATTCCACATTCGTCCCGGCTTAGCTAGGCTGTTGCGTTACGTGCTGGCAATGCTTCACGTGCCTACATTGAGTACGACTCACACTGGTCGGCGGGCTCCGTCTCACCTCGGCTGGGCGTGGAGGAAGCGCTGCCGTTCATCTTGGGGGAGTGAGCCGGGCTGCCGTTCATCTCGCCGTCGCCGAACTGGATGTGGCTGCGGATGGTGTCCGTGATCATTGGCGACACTGACGAGTTGCCGGCGGTCTGAAATCAGAGGTGCAAAAAGTGTTTAAGGCCTGTTGGTCGATTGCGGACAAACAGAATCtttattataatctcaattgttgtgactGAATTTATTGCATCAgtgcattgcagccaatagaGAGCGAGCATAAACCATCAGTCAGGAGgggattgcgatcgtgacgtagatgtcattctaccgcaatcgatcCCCAACgcaaaataaaatgtaactgACGAATAAATtcgacattttgacagatttccaaAACATTGTCTATACGTAGTCAATACCCTATGTAGTAAGTATGTTCGTTATTtatttcatcgtcatcatcatctagGTGAAGCCTATTGCAGTCCACTGCAGGACTAAATAGATTCTTGATTCTTAAACTTACGATCTAGAGCTGCTGTCTTACCATTGAGCCGTACCTAGGGACAGTTTGGAGCCCTTTACAACTGTCGTGCCTTTACCCTGGGTAAAAAATTTGGGATGAAGAAATTTGACATACCTTCATCTGACCAAAGAGCCTAGTGTGCGTGTCCCGCGGACGCGTCGGAGTATCCCTGACGACGCGGGGGCGCGTGGAGCCGTTCTTCATGGGGCTGCCGCCGTCCATCGTGTCGCCGCCGTTGAAGATCTCCGCGATGCAGCTCTTGGGCGCATTGGGAACTCTGTAATGAGACGATAGACATATTAAATAACTTGAATTCAAAAGgagttaggtaagtaggtacggcTCTGAAACATGGTCGTATGCTTGATAAGAAATATCATCGCTAGGAGATGATTGGTGTTTCTTGATATAGGGCGAATTTTTTTTGACCCAAGGATCACTACATAGTAAATATTATACAACTTCAGATAGACAATGCTCATAcaattataagtatagataagagAATTCAAACGCTAAAAAGGCtaatttctattaaaaatatagctGTACACGTAGCGATACCGAGACGTATACTGGGTGCAGGGTTTACCTAAacgcacctttcaaaaaataGTGGCCTGTTACCAGTGGGTTGGACTATTGAAATCAGACATTAGGAACGTAAGTCCTAGAGTATAAATAGATTTGGAAATAAGAAACGAGTTTTTTTGTGGCCAAAACGaattatgatattatattttccaTAAGATAGTGTAAGTATGGCATGTCATAGTAATTAAGTTACGTGACCGGATATAAAACGAGAAAATCCCGAAAGAAATTCTTTCGATAAAGGCTTATCAATCGAGTTTCCTTAAAAAATTTACCGAGTTGTGTAACATTAGGATAGGTACCTAACCCACATGTTTTTAATTACTTCCTAGTATCAATAAAATAGCGAAAGTGCTTTTATCTTTATGTTTATAACGTCAACTAAATCACTTCTAAGTGTACATTTGGAGCATCTACAGACACACCGCCGTCCAACAGCCAACTTAAGTCGGCTACCGATTTGTCGGCCCATCTAACAAAGCGTAATCGGATCGGAAATTCACTCAGGTAGCCGTGTCAATGAACTGTATCACCCTACTATGCCCTACAATAacttggtttttcaaaatcgaaTTGAGCGATTTGTTTGCGGTATTTGTCGACTACAAGTTCCCCTACGGAAGTAGAGGCGAGCCCCCGGCCCTTACACAGGTAATGGCTATGCGTGTCCAGTCAACTGTGGGGTGACCACTGGTCTATTAATAATAACACATACTAGGATCGAATTTCGGTAATCGGATAGGGATTTGGTTATAAGTAACTAACTATTTGCATTTAATATTACTATCTACGTAAGTGGAATCGATCGGGCAATAATGGGCAGGCCATGCTTGCCGTAGGAGCGAGTTCTAGAGTGGAGACCCCGAACAAGTAAGCGTTAAGTAGTATAGGGTGCTGTCCAGCAAGAtgaaccgacgatataaagaggatggcctgaagtggctggatgagaaaggctCAAGGCGTGGTAGCGCTCTTTGGAAaaggcctatgttcagcagtagaCCGTAGACGTCCATAGGCTAATGATGATGAAGTGCGATCGATACATAATCGATTGATCTTTTATAGTTTtgtattttgtcttttttcttgtacctttatttgtatttaaatttattattaatcatctagttagtgtaagtggtcctgccgttctaataagatatataaaaaaaaaaaaaacaatataatgGACGAGAGGAAAAAGTTATTGAAACAGGATCTAAAgtgatttctaaataaaaattaacatatgCGTTAAGTTGCACTTTattttttagaagtcggtttATCGATTGAAAATTTATCCTACGCACCCGGAAACTTTTGTAAGTTTTCAGGCAACGGTAGACTTTTTTTGGATTGTTTTCACGCATTGTCACGTCACCGCTACGCCAGAAAAGTCAATGAAAATGTTTGTGTTGAGCTCTaggtgaaaataaataatactttgtATCTATTTCAGACAAATGTGTCCGGGCTTAGCCTGGCAATCTATTCAATCTGTCTATGCATTTCGGAGTCAGTGGACTGCTGTTGCCATAACTTTCTCAGCCCTATTTTAATACTGAACGACTTGAGTTTGCGGAAGCTTACAAATAGTTTCAGTACTAGAGTCACAGAAGGCAGTGGATCATAGCGTCGGCAGGCCGGAAACCGCACTGCACTGCTGGCGTATCGATTCTGTGAGCCTAGCCAAGATATAAACTTTATTCCATGTAGAAAAATTCAAGTAAGGATTTAGTCCTTTTCCTAATGTTAtttctacctattacctacctacagctgGGATAAAACTCTGACATAGAAAAGAGGAGTATATCtactgtatacctacttagtcgaGAGCAGGTTGGAATTTTAGTTATATTTCTTACCATAATTGAACTGATAAGTAGGAAGGTGAGTAGATAGTACCAGACTCTGTTCTGTCTGTTCATCTACAGTAAGCCTAAATTGGTAGAGAACATCTTATTTCTCATGCGTGTACCTACGCTGAAACGTTGCGTGCTATTATAAATTTACACATACAAAAATAAAGGACGAATGAGAAAATCAGAGATGAGAAACCGCctaattctattctatctattctaATGCATGACATGCCATCTTTCAGATGGAATGCAAAGGCATTGTAtattttaggtataagtatGCCTAAAAAATAGaggggaggaggtttttagaCCATAGGCCGTGGGGCTGCAAGCCCAATGGAGTCAGGCATGCCCGAAACACTGAGgtacgtgcctgagagttctccataattattctcaaaggtatgtgaagtctttcaatctgcacttggtcatTGTGGCGGACTATGCCTTCTCGTTccaaaaggagacccgtgcctagtagtgagccggtcatggatTGATAATAATAGTAGGCAAAGTTTGTTATCGGCCTTAGTCTTAACCTCAAACCGTTTCCACTTACAACGTTTGCGGTCTCATATCTGGCGATCAGGTGGTTCGCATTAAGCAGGCGTCTAGATTTACGAGTATAATCGAGTGTTTTCTGCTTCGCCGAGAGCTTATTAGTCTCTCTCCCACACCGCATCGATGTTGCTTGTAATGATGTTTTCTAGAAAATTGCCTTCGCAACGCCTGCCTTTCAAATTAGTTTACGCTCCGTCTGTAATGTGTTTGCTTATTGAAGAGCGGAAATTTCTTTGTAATTTGAATAGATGGGTtttatagatacctacatttataaTTACATCTAAAGGAAGGAGGATTATCTATGGCAATTTGTATTAGGTATCAACCTAAGTATTGCGAAGAAACTGATTACAgaacgcggccaaaagtgatgaacatcgatcttaagaaggagacagcaaatttgaagagcactgtctcggtcgttgaaaccgtcaaagcgtcatatggttatgagtgacagagacgacgctctacaaagatgaaatgtcattctaaaagccgatgttcatcactttcggccgcatactgtattTTCTTTGAGCATAGACGTCACCTAATCATCTAACTCTTTTTGTCAAAAATAACCTACATCATATCTATGTTTCTCTCATCTGTGATatctataatacatattatttgagTTAGTAGTTGGTACAGACTAGTCCAAAGAATATttactatgtaggtatagaTTCGCTTTATGGTCGTATTTTATTTACGTATATTTGTCTTCTATGAAAACTCAGGTCTTCATGGTAAATTGGGTCAAACATACGAAGAAAAACAGCCTAAAGGCTGAGGGTAAGGCTCTGGAAGTTCATTAATTATAGACAAAGGGTTTGCCCTGACATTTAACTTGACTTGCTTTAAGCAATACTATGTAGGTTAGTTAGATAGGTACAAAAAATCTATACGTAAGCTACCTAAAAGGTTTTCTTACTTGACATAATATTTA is a genomic window containing:
- the Jupiter gene encoding microtubule-associated protein Jupiter isoform X2, whose product is MSSTLIFVGLPEDSKSSITKLASPVPSGSVCETLVSQVENQSTAADSASIGVPNAPKSCIAEIFNGGDTMDGGSPMKNGSTRPRVVRDTPTRPRDTHTRLFGQMKTAGNSSVSPMITDTIRSHIQFGDGEMNGSPAHSPKMNGSASSTPSRVSYTPPKRNPVTGDGVPLPTPRRRHPAASLREGNPITGDGYKSLNGQINTVTSLNGNSCSILHNRVPPGGYSSGLW
- the Jupiter gene encoding microtubule-associated protein Jupiter isoform X6, with amino-acid sequence MSSTLIFVGLPEDSKSSITKLASPVPSGSVCETLVSQVENQSTAADSASIGVPNAPKSCIAEIFNGGDTMDGGSPMKNGSTRPRVVRDTPTRPRDTHTRLFGQMKTAGNSSVSPMITDTIRSHIQFGDGEMNGSPAHSPKMNGSASSTPSREGNPITGDGYKSLNGQINTVTSLNGNSCSILHNRVPPGGYSSGLW
- the Jupiter gene encoding microtubule-associated protein Jupiter isoform X5, whose product is MATYAQFKHVELYKIGHGKNRVPNAPKSCIAEIFNGGDTMDGGSPMKNGSTRPRVVRDTPTRPRDTHTRLFGQMKTAGNSSVSPMITDTIRSHIQFGDGEMNGSPAHSPKMNGSASSTPSRVSYTPPKRNPVTGDGVPLPTPRRRHPAASLREGNPITGDGYKSLNGQINTVTSLNGNSCSILHNRVPPGGYSSGLW
- the Jupiter gene encoding microtubule-associated protein Jupiter isoform X7 produces the protein MATYAQFKHVELYKIGHGKNRVPNAPKSCIAEIFNGGDTMDGGSPMKNGSTRPRVVRDTPTRPRDTHTRLFGQMKTAGNSSVSPMITDTIRSHIQFGDGEMNGSPAHSPKMNGSASSTPSREGNPITGDGYKSLNGQINTVTSLNGNSCSILHNRVPPGGYSSGLW
- the Jupiter gene encoding microtubule-associated protein Jupiter isoform X1, which gives rise to MSSTLIFVGLPEDSKSSITKLASPVPSGSVCETLVSQVENQSTAADSASIGVPNAPKSCIAEIFNGGDTMDGGSPMKNGSTRPRVVRDTPTRPRDTHTRLFGQMKTAGNSSVSPMITDTIRSHIQFGDGEMNGSPAHSPKMNGSASSTPSRGETEPADQLSYTPPKRNPVTGDGVPLPTPRRRHPAASLREGNPITGDGYKSLNGQINTVTSLNGNSCSILHNRVPPGGYSSGLW
- the Jupiter gene encoding microtubule-associated protein Jupiter isoform X3, translated to MATYAQFKHVELYKIGHGKNRVPNAPKSCIAEIFNGGDTMDGGSPMKNGSTRPRVVRDTPTRPRDTHTRLFGQMKTAGNSSVSPMITDTIRSHIQFGDGEMNGSPAHSPKMNGSASSTPSRGETEPADQLSYTPPKRNPVTGDGVPLPTPRRRHPAASLREGNPITGDGYKSLNGQINTVTSLNGNSCSILHNRVPPGGYSSGLW
- the Jupiter gene encoding microtubule-associated protein Jupiter isoform X4, producing MSSTLIFVGLPEDSKSSITKVPNAPKSCIAEIFNGGDTMDGGSPMKNGSTRPRVVRDTPTRPRDTHTRLFGQMKTAGNSSVSPMITDTIRSHIQFGDGEMNGSPAHSPKMNGSASSTPSRGETEPADQLSYTPPKRNPVTGDGVPLPTPRRRHPAASLREGNPITGDGYKSLNGQINTVTSLNGNSCSILHNRVPPGGYSSGLW